The Candidatus Nanosynbacter sp. HMT-352 region GGGTGTTGTTACGGGTGTTGTCGACTTTGGCGTGTTCGTTAACGTTGAAGGTATTGAAGGTTTGATTCACATCTCAGAAATTAGCTGGGAGCGTGTCAATAACCCATCTGACTACGTAAAGGTTGGCCAAACTATCGAAGCTAAGATTATTGCAATCGACAAAGAGCGCTTGAGCTTGAGTATGAAGCAATTGACCAAAGATCCATGGTTGGATGAAGTTGAGCAATTTAAGCCTGGTGAGAAAGTTGAGGGAACTGTAACTCGAATTACTCCATTTGGTGCATTCGTACAGTTGAGTCCAGCGGTTGAAGCTTTGGTTCACGTGTCAGAGCTTGGCGGTGACGGTACTGATCCTGAAAAGGTATTTACGTTGAACGAGCGTAAAGAATTTACAGTTTTGGATATCGATAAGGAAAATCGTAAGATTTCTCTTTCACTCGGCAAATCATCAAAGAAAAAATAATACAAATCCCCTGAAGCGTAGTTACGCCCAGAGGTGAGAGGAGCTTATTATGGCAGAAAAAATCGTCAATATTGCGGATTCGGTAACGGTTGGCGAGTTGGCCGAAACTCTGGGATTGTCAGTAACTACGCTGATTGGTGAATTGTTTAAGAACGGAATCGCTGCGACAATTAATCAGCGACTAGATTTTGAGACTGCGCAGATTATTGTTGAAGAATTGGGGCTGGATGTGCAGCTGAAACGGAAGACGGTTTCAGCAGAAATTCATCATCATGCGCACAAATTGTCAGATAAGGCAGTTCCTCGTCCACCGATTGTAGCTGTGATGGGGCATGTTGACCACGGTAAAACGAGTTTACTAGATGCGATTCTTGATAAGAAAACAGCGGCTAGTGAAGCCGGAGGAATTACTCAGCATATTAGCGCTTATCAAGCTCAGCGCAACGGACGAACTATCACTTTATTGGACACTCCAGGTCACGAGGCTTTTGCGGCGCTAAGGCAGCATGGAGCTACACTGACCGATGTAGTGATTATCGTGGTGGCGGCGGATGATGGAGTTAAACCTCAGACTGTTGAAGCTATTCGATTTGCCAGGTCAGCTAACGCTAAAATTGTGGTGGCAATTAATAAGATTGACAAAGAGGCGGCTAATCCGCAACTGGTAAAAACTCAATTGGCATCTGAGCATGGTTTGAATCCTGAAGAATGGGGTGGCGATACTGTGATGGTTGAGGTTAGCGCGAAAACTGGTCAAAACTTAGATAAGCTTTTGGATATGGTTTTATTGGTGGCGGATATGGAAGATTTGCGCGCAGATGAAGATGTTCCGGCCGAAGGTCTAGTGATTGAGGCGCACATGGAAACTGGTCGTGGCGCCGTAGTTGGCTTGTTGGTGGAGAATGGTCATTTGAGACCTGGTCATTATCTGGTTGCTGGGACGGCTTACGGGCGAGTCCGAACGCTTCAAGATTTTCGCGGTAAAGCCGTTAAAGATGCCGGTCCAAGTATGCCAGTGAATATGACTGGATTTAAGGAATTGCCGCAATTCGGTGATGGATTTGAGATTGCGAAGAGCGAAAAAGAAGCTCGCAATTTGGCGCAAAAGGCTAAAATTGAACAGGAGAAAATGGCAGCCACAACCAATGTTACTGGTGCAGATATTCTTAAGATGATGAATCGAAAGCTTGACGCGGAAGAATTTAACGTAATCGTTAAGGCTGATGTTCAGGGTTCGGTAACGTCTGTGGTTGATAGTTTGAAGCTGATTGATACGAATGGCGAAGTTGAGCTTCATGTTGTTGGAACTGGCGTTGGTAATATTTCTGAGAACGATATTCATTTGGCGGTTGGTGAAAATACGGTGATTTATGGCTTTAATGTCGATTTGCCGCCAGCAGTTAAGCGATTAGCGGCGCGTGAACACGTGGAAGTGCGAATTTTTAAGGTGATTTATGAATTGTTGGATGACGCTAAGGCTTCAATGGAGGCTTTGCTAGCGCCAGAAATCGTTGAAACTGAAATTGGTGAGTTGGAAATTAAGGGCGTATTTAGGACGATGCGCGAAGAAGTGATTGCTGGTGGCGAAGTGAAGCACGGTAAAGTCGCTAAGGACTTGCTGGCGCGCGTAAAACGTGGCGGAGAGCAAATTGCCGAGGTTGAGGTTTCTTCTGTACAACGTCAGCAACAAGAGGCAAAAGAAGTCTTTGAAGGTGAAATGTGTGGATTGAGCCTCAGGACAAAGAAAAAGATTACCTTAGAAATTGGCGACAAGCTGGAGTTCTTTACGAGGGAATTAGTGAAGAAGACACTGGGGTAGACTGCTCTAAGTATTGACTTTTTTGTGTATTTATGATAGTATCTTAGATATACATAAGTTTATTGCCATTCTGCGTGCAGAAGGCGAAAGGAAACCACCACAAAATGAGCAAAACATCTGAAGTTCAGCCTAATCCTAATGGAGAACCGTCTCCTGAAAAAGATAATCTGTTTACAAAAGCTGCACGAAAATTAGGAGAAGTTGCATTATATACTTGGAGAGTAGTGACCGGCAGAGGTTCTGACGAGCAGGCTAAAGATATATCCGGCACAATCGCTCCTGAGGTTCCCGTAAAATCGGGCGACACTAGCCCAATTGCTAATACTGTGTCTGAGGAACAATTGAAATCTCTGGAAGGTCTTGGAGTGAAGGTTATTACCACTCCTGAATATCCTAAACCTTCTCTCCCTAAATCTGTTACTACACCAGACGGTCGTCAATATCCTTTTTATCCTAAATCTTCTCTCCCTGAACCTGTCACTAAATCAGACGGTAATCGATCTCCTGTAGAATCAGGCAATACACCCGCTGCTCTAATCGAGCTGCCCAAGCCTAGTGATATACATGGAGATGAGTGGCGGGGTTTTGTTGGGGGCGCGGCTGCTAAATACTTAAACTCAGTAAAGCCTAGTACCTCAGAAGAACAGGCTAGCGACAGTACTGAAGACGCTTCGGGAAGCTCTGCGGAAAAGAACATTCCTGTTTCTGAGCCGCCTAAACCTTCTCTCCCTGAATCTGTTACTACACCAGACGGTCGTCAATATCCTGAATATCCTAAACCTTCTCTCCCTAAATCTGTCACTAAACCAGACGGTCGTCAATATCCTGCTGAAATCGAACCGCCCAAGCCTACACCTCTTGATATACTTATAGATAAGCGGAAGGGCGAGGCTGCGGCTGCTAAATACTCAAGCCCCGTAAATCCCGATGTATATACTAGGGTTAAAGGTGAAAACGTAATAGACAAAGATATGT contains the following coding sequences:
- the infB gene encoding translation initiation factor IF-2 translates to MAEKIVNIADSVTVGELAETLGLSVTTLIGELFKNGIAATINQRLDFETAQIIVEELGLDVQLKRKTVSAEIHHHAHKLSDKAVPRPPIVAVMGHVDHGKTSLLDAILDKKTAASEAGGITQHISAYQAQRNGRTITLLDTPGHEAFAALRQHGATLTDVVIIVVAADDGVKPQTVEAIRFARSANAKIVVAINKIDKEAANPQLVKTQLASEHGLNPEEWGGDTVMVEVSAKTGQNLDKLLDMVLLVADMEDLRADEDVPAEGLVIEAHMETGRGAVVGLLVENGHLRPGHYLVAGTAYGRVRTLQDFRGKAVKDAGPSMPVNMTGFKELPQFGDGFEIAKSEKEARNLAQKAKIEQEKMAATTNVTGADILKMMNRKLDAEEFNVIVKADVQGSVTSVVDSLKLIDTNGEVELHVVGTGVGNISENDIHLAVGENTVIYGFNVDLPPAVKRLAAREHVEVRIFKVIYELLDDAKASMEALLAPEIVETEIGELEIKGVFRTMREEVIAGGEVKHGKVAKDLLARVKRGGEQIAEVEVSSVQRQQQEAKEVFEGEMCGLSLRTKKKITLEIGDKLEFFTRELVKKTLG